A genome region from Clostridium sp. JN-9 includes the following:
- a CDS encoding CpaF family protein → MGLLNRINNSQKVQEDRENNQIEKKDIFNDSIIEKHQSTVVSRERELKRQVQRKIMEQFGNVQDIDKVVSQIEPITLEIIKKDQENFRRVNTKKIVQEIINDITGYGPINPLLQDPEITEVMVNGPDMVYVEKEGKLQFTDIKFRDDDQVMQVIEKIVSPLGRRIDESSPMVDARLPDGSRVNAIIPPLSLNGPVITIRKFSKYPYTIEDLINFGTLSKEMAVFLNACVKAKINIFICGGTSSGKTTTLNVLSSFIPNNERIITIEDAAELQLSQEHVISLESRPPNIEGKGEVTIRDLVINSLRMRPDRLVVGEVRGGEALDMLQAMNTGQDGSLATGHSNTSRDMISRLETMVLMAGVDLPVRAIRQQIAGAISLIVEQTRFKDGTRKIVNITEVRGMEGDAIVLQDIFKFKQKKIDVNGKVVGDFVPTGVRPKFYDDFQAYGIQVPASIFNPEGW, encoded by the coding sequence ATGGGGTTACTTAACAGAATAAATAACTCACAAAAGGTTCAAGAAGATAGAGAAAATAATCAGATAGAAAAAAAAGATATTTTTAATGATAGTATAATAGAAAAACACCAGTCTACAGTTGTCAGCAGAGAAAGAGAATTAAAGCGCCAGGTTCAAAGAAAGATAATGGAACAGTTTGGGAATGTGCAGGATATAGATAAAGTAGTTTCTCAAATTGAACCTATTACCCTGGAAATTATAAAAAAGGATCAGGAAAATTTCAGACGTGTGAATACGAAAAAGATAGTACAGGAAATTATAAATGATATAACAGGATACGGTCCTATTAATCCCCTTCTTCAGGACCCTGAAATAACAGAAGTAATGGTTAATGGCCCTGATATGGTATATGTGGAAAAGGAGGGCAAGCTTCAGTTTACAGATATAAAGTTTAGAGATGATGACCAGGTAATGCAGGTTATCGAAAAAATAGTTTCTCCGCTGGGAAGAAGAATAGATGAAAGCAGCCCTATGGTAGATGCCAGACTGCCCGATGGCTCCAGAGTCAATGCTATAATTCCCCCGCTATCCTTAAATGGCCCTGTTATTACCATAAGAAAATTTTCAAAGTATCCATACACCATAGAGGATTTAATAAACTTCGGCACACTTTCAAAGGAAATGGCAGTTTTTTTAAATGCCTGCGTAAAGGCAAAAATAAATATATTTATATGCGGGGGAACAAGCTCCGGAAAAACTACTACATTAAATGTATTATCTTCCTTTATTCCAAACAATGAAAGAATAATAACTATTGAGGATGCAGCAGAGCTTCAGCTATCTCAGGAACATGTGATTTCACTGGAATCCAGACCGCCAAATATTGAGGGAAAAGGTGAAGTAACCATAAGAGACCTGGTAATAAATTCTCTTAGAATGAGGCCGGATAGATTAGTGGTAGGAGAGGTAAGAGGAGGAGAGGCACTGGATATGCTTCAGGCAATGAATACAGGGCAGGATGGGTCACTGGCCACAGGCCATTCCAATACTTCCCGTGACATGATTTCACGTCTTGAAACCATGGTATTAATGGCTGGAGTGGATCTTCCTGTAAGAGCAATAAGACAGCAGATTGCAGGTGCCATAAGTTTAATTGTAGAACAGACAAGATTTAAGGATGGCACCAGAAAAATTGTAAATATCACTGAGGTTAGGGGCATGGAAGGCGATGCAATAGTGCTTCAGGATATTTTTAAATTTAAGCAGAAAAAAATTGATGTTAATGGGAAAGTAGTTGGAGATTTTGTCCCAACAGGAGTGAGACCTAAATTTTATGATGATTTTCAGGCATATGGTATACAGGTTCCTGCTTCTATTTTTAACCCAGAGGGGTGGTAA
- a CDS encoding type II secretion system F family protein: protein MANIITVFWFISIFMLVTGILYCLVLRNKNLEKRINYYLDIKEKYKKGSKPYNSEQNFLIKCNEFIRKTLKRMLPGENQHKINKMLISAGVNLKPEEYVMLKWFMAFITGAIVYLFVKIKLLCIIGAVFGYIYPGIWLKNKRKLRLQKFNDALPDMINTIISSLKSGFSIGQAMKTVAEESERPVKDEINVLLNELNYGITMDEALDNLNNRMPSVDLDLMVRAILIQRQVGGNLSSILETIANTIMERKRLERRVRTLTAQGRLSGKIIGVLPFLFGLFIYLINPEYITDFLGNTIGKIAISIGILCALAGYMIINRITKIEV, encoded by the coding sequence TTGGCTAATATTATAACCGTTTTTTGGTTTATATCCATATTCATGCTTGTTACAGGCATATTATACTGCCTTGTGCTTAGAAATAAAAATTTAGAAAAAAGGATAAATTACTATCTTGATATTAAGGAAAAATATAAAAAAGGAAGTAAACCTTATAATAGTGAGCAGAACTTTTTAATAAAATGCAATGAATTTATCAGGAAGACTCTTAAAAGAATGCTTCCAGGTGAAAATCAGCATAAAATAAATAAAATGCTTATAAGTGCAGGTGTAAATTTAAAACCTGAGGAATATGTAATGCTTAAGTGGTTTATGGCATTTATAACGGGAGCTATTGTATATCTGTTTGTGAAGATAAAATTACTTTGTATTATAGGTGCTGTATTTGGATATATATATCCAGGAATATGGCTTAAAAATAAAAGAAAACTCAGACTGCAGAAATTTAATGATGCTCTGCCTGATATGATAAACACCATAATAAGCTCACTGAAATCAGGCTTCAGCATAGGCCAGGCTATGAAAACCGTAGCTGAAGAAAGCGAAAGACCTGTAAAGGATGAAATCAATGTACTGCTAAATGAACTGAATTATGGCATTACCATGGATGAGGCATTAGACAATTTAAATAACAGAATGCCCAGTGTAGATTTAGATCTTATGGTAAGGGCTATATTAATTCAAAGACAGGTGGGAGGAAATTTATCCAGCATACTTGAGACAATTGCAAATACCATAATGGAAAGAAAAAGGCTGGAAAGAAGAGTTAGAACACTTACTGCACAAGGAAGACTTTCTGGAAAAATTATAGGAGTACTTCCCTTTTTGTTTGGTTTATTTATTTATTTAATAAATCCGGAATATATAACGGATTTTCTTGGAAACACCATTGGGAAAATAGCCATTTCAATTGGTATATTATGTGCTCTGGCAGGATATATGATAATCAACAGAATCACAAAAATCGAGGTGTAG
- a CDS encoding type II secretion system F family protein, which produces MVIFSFLVTAALLVYYAAAKNFEAEYKLKSRIDSFVPSKQKTAWEKKNSKSGMKQAMGSLIDKLREYYNSTLPSKNEIELQKRLLQAGNPLNMTTADYYIINTIVRIAVPFLFGAYGILLGLNLFKIILLALIGFLLSFKSLDFYIRGRKNKRYRKALRELPDFLDVLTISVEAGLGFDIALNKTIEKGNGILCSEFYTCLEEMRLGRTRKEALIGVKERLDFSEMISFINSIVQSERLGTGIVQVLRCKSEDERDKRKQRAEETAMKTSIKILFPLLFLIFPSIFIIVIGPAALQLIKAISGIK; this is translated from the coding sequence ATGGTGATATTTTCTTTTCTGGTCACAGCAGCACTTCTTGTATATTATGCAGCAGCTAAAAACTTTGAGGCTGAATACAAGCTTAAGAGCAGAATAGATTCCTTTGTACCTTCAAAGCAAAAGACAGCATGGGAAAAAAAGAACTCTAAATCAGGCATGAAGCAGGCAATGGGATCTTTAATTGATAAACTAAGGGAATATTATAACAGCACACTGCCTTCTAAAAATGAAATAGAACTGCAGAAAAGGCTTCTCCAGGCAGGGAATCCATTAAATATGACCACAGCAGATTATTATATTATAAATACTATTGTAAGAATAGCTGTTCCTTTTTTGTTTGGAGCTTATGGAATACTGCTTGGCTTAAATTTGTTCAAAATCATACTTTTAGCATTAATAGGCTTTCTATTATCTTTTAAGTCTCTGGACTTTTATATCAGAGGCAGAAAAAATAAAAGATATAGAAAAGCTCTTAGAGAGCTTCCGGATTTTCTGGATGTTTTAACTATAAGCGTGGAAGCAGGACTGGGCTTTGATATAGCTTTAAATAAAACTATAGAAAAGGGAAATGGAATACTATGCTCTGAATTTTACACCTGCCTTGAGGAAATGCGGCTTGGAAGAACAAGAAAAGAAGCACTTATTGGTGTAAAGGAGAGACTTGATTTTAGTGAAATGATTTCATTTATAAATAGTATAGTTCAGTCTGAAAGACTTGGAACAGGAATTGTACAGGTGTTAAGGTGTAAATCTGAAGATGAAAGGGACAAAAGAAAACAAAGGGCAGAGGAGACAGCAATGAAAACATCAATAAAAATATTATTTCCACTGTTATTTTTAATTTTTCCAAGCATATTTATTATAGTAATAGGACCTGCTGCACTGCAGCTTATAAAAGCTATTAGTGGTATAAAGTGA
- a CDS encoding dynamin family protein, with protein MKVIKVHGSLDTAEIKRNLENPCCNSIFILDNQQPLYEFIENLELDDNLLYNMRIAKDIDLRSVQVQLRDKITDECLLDNITSLSNFIENLDEDKIKNGRIIIDTEDNDLISRIIQSFIYLDIDMEVMMEKEKKDRKIVNAFIRNYEQLKDSVVSGERAVQNLEIKDDFIDERKGILNILYEIEKVLDKSRERDLNISVMATKKAGKSVIVNSFLDEQYAPTSFELATPNNCIYKRSKDNKIRLLYGKNDLLFKEPQNIYKYIYKEFKKAQNDKANGYTIDDMEIYYSSKGSNIAPFTIIDTPGSNYVVAKTNNNENVHKKIAYSWIEKSDVILFLINYSSYLTIDEEEFFKNIKIQFEKHNKFYSLIVVVNKLDEMYISECENKSVSRFLDYIRYRLSDLGYKGFIVMGTSARSYFDLIKVCRIDSELLKNIGETDPIESLKGSDLRLRLKKLKKKFIGKTDMSSLSFVDDQLEKLECFYGLQDYDFNTLRNKSGIPKLKKYASYIAVQKANVELFSSLIREIDEKFTKLSSCFAINKLIYAKNKKSDELQEIEYMINNIIDKFSYIYEDKENKLSFKKFQNKLLDSARILLDKALCSMLDMYETRVDEFFMKLMLKNSSELKMIKNKIKDMDFDINNKAFNEEFKNVVENSLKLISIEADKKINYIKEVEDSMKETVHGFSEIIRKEYNIMDFDIAVPKVGKDINEMILFNMPEININNDDIKERIIESIELETNAAEKLVNFFTKVKVGAYSINSRQLRTIKSEYIKYIRSIQYDAYYNSLKKILCSSIDGYSKQMEEIFNRVMSVYRNIFDDMVKELSSSRINSEDQIEALDSKLKFYDEIHTGVEKFIEQWNAVRNASI; from the coding sequence ATGAAGGTTATAAAAGTCCATGGGTCTTTAGATACTGCTGAAATTAAAAGAAATCTTGAAAATCCATGCTGTAATTCAATATTTATTTTAGATAATCAGCAGCCGCTGTATGAGTTTATAGAGAATCTGGAGCTTGATGACAATCTTCTGTACAATATGCGCATAGCAAAAGACATAGATCTTAGATCTGTGCAAGTTCAGCTGAGGGATAAGATTACAGATGAATGTTTATTGGACAATATCACATCATTAAGTAATTTCATTGAAAATCTGGATGAAGATAAAATTAAAAACGGCAGGATTATAATTGATACAGAGGATAATGATTTAATAAGCAGAATAATACAGTCATTTATATATTTAGATATTGACATGGAAGTAATGATGGAAAAGGAAAAGAAAGACAGAAAAATAGTTAATGCTTTTATAAGAAACTATGAACAATTGAAAGATTCTGTAGTTAGCGGGGAAAGAGCAGTACAAAATTTAGAAATTAAGGATGACTTCATAGATGAGAGAAAAGGCATTTTAAATATTTTATATGAAATTGAAAAAGTACTGGATAAGTCCAGAGAGAGAGACCTGAATATTTCAGTTATGGCCACTAAAAAGGCAGGCAAAAGTGTCATTGTAAACTCTTTTTTAGATGAGCAGTATGCACCTACAAGCTTTGAACTGGCAACTCCAAATAATTGTATTTATAAAAGAAGCAAAGACAATAAAATAAGGCTGCTGTATGGCAAAAATGATTTACTTTTTAAAGAACCTCAGAATATTTATAAATACATATATAAAGAATTTAAAAAAGCACAAAATGATAAAGCTAATGGATATACCATTGATGATATGGAAATTTATTATTCCAGTAAAGGCAGCAATATTGCACCCTTTACTATTATAGATACACCTGGGAGCAACTATGTGGTGGCAAAAACCAATAATAATGAAAATGTACACAAAAAAATAGCATACAGCTGGATAGAAAAATCAGATGTAATACTGTTTCTAATAAATTATTCCAGTTACCTTACAATTGATGAAGAAGAATTCTTTAAAAATATTAAAATACAGTTTGAAAAACATAATAAATTTTATTCACTTATAGTAGTAGTAAATAAGCTGGATGAAATGTATATTAGTGAATGTGAAAATAAATCCGTATCCAGATTTTTGGACTATATCAGGTACAGGCTCAGCGATCTTGGCTATAAGGGCTTTATAGTTATGGGAACATCTGCAAGATCCTATTTTGACTTAATTAAAGTATGCAGAATTGATAGTGAACTGTTAAAGAATATTGGTGAAACAGATCCAATTGAAAGCCTTAAAGGCAGCGACTTGAGACTTCGTTTAAAAAAGCTGAAGAAGAAATTTATTGGGAAAACGGATATGAGTTCATTAAGCTTTGTGGATGATCAGCTGGAGAAATTAGAGTGCTTTTATGGATTACAGGATTATGACTTTAACACATTAAGAAATAAAAGCGGCATACCTAAATTAAAAAAATATGCATCCTATATAGCTGTACAAAAAGCAAATGTGGAGTTATTCTCATCCTTAATAAGAGAAATAGATGAAAAGTTTACTAAACTTTCAAGCTGCTTTGCAATAAATAAATTAATTTATGCAAAGAATAAGAAATCTGATGAATTGCAGGAAATAGAATATATGATAAATAATATAATAGATAAATTCAGCTATATATATGAAGACAAGGAAAACAAACTGAGTTTTAAAAAATTTCAAAATAAACTGCTGGACAGCGCCAGAATATTATTAGATAAAGCATTGTGCTCCATGCTGGATATGTATGAAACCAGAGTGGATGAATTTTTTATGAAGCTTATGCTTAAAAACTCCTCTGAGCTTAAGATGATTAAAAATAAAATTAAAGATATGGACTTTGATATTAATAATAAGGCATTTAATGAGGAATTTAAAAATGTAGTTGAAAATTCATTAAAGTTAATAAGTATTGAGGCTGATAAAAAGATAAACTATATTAAAGAAGTGGAAGACAGCATGAAAGAAACAGTTCATGGTTTCAGCGAAATAATCAGAAAAGAGTATAATATCATGGACTTTGATATAGCTGTTCCAAAGGTTGGTAAGGATATAAATGAAATGATACTGTTTAATATGCCTGAAATTAATATTAATAATGATGATATTAAGGAAAGGATTATTGAAAGCATAGAACTTGAGACAAATGCAGCTGAAAAATTAGTTAATTTTTTTACAAAAGTTAAAGTTGGAGCTTATTCAATAAACAGCAGACAGCTAAGGACAATTAAAAGTGAGTATATTAAATATATAAGGAGTATACAATATGATGCTTATTACAATTCTCTAAAGAAAATTCTATGCAGCAGTATAGATGGATACAGTAAACAGATGGAAGAAATCTTTAACAGAGTTATGAGTGTGTATAGAAATATTTTCGATGATATGGTAAAGGAATTATCCTCTTCCAGAATTAATTCTGAAGATCAGATAGAAGCATTGGACAGCAAGCTGAAATTTTATGATGAAATTCATACAGGAGTTGAAAAATTCATAGAACAATGGAATGCAGTAAGAAATGCTTCCATATAA
- a CDS encoding 2-keto-3-deoxygluconate permease → MQIPLKKTIDKVPGGMMVVPLFLGVLVNTFFPQFLKIGGFTTALFSSSASSTILACFMFLIGSQINFKLAPKALKKGALLISGKFIVGAGIGIIVGKVFGPVGVLGLSPLAILSALTNCNGGLYASLASQYGDETDVGAYALLSLKDGPFFTLVALGASGLAQIPIKALVAVLIPIVIGMILGNIDTDMRKFLGSSKLLLIPFFSFPLGAGMNLTTIVKAGGPGILLGIIAAFTGIGAYVLLKLFKEEPIIGLATGSTAGNAVATPVAVAAADPTLAAVATIATAQVAAACVVSAIVCPFIVSYAFKLLRNNKVKKLDKEVVA, encoded by the coding sequence ATGCAAATTCCATTGAAGAAAACAATTGATAAGGTTCCAGGCGGTATGATGGTTGTCCCACTTTTTTTAGGAGTACTAGTTAATACATTTTTCCCGCAGTTTTTAAAAATCGGCGGTTTTACAACGGCATTATTTAGTTCAAGCGCATCATCAACTATTTTGGCATGTTTTATGTTTTTAATCGGCTCGCAGATTAATTTTAAGTTAGCACCAAAAGCATTAAAAAAAGGTGCACTATTGATTTCAGGTAAATTTATTGTAGGTGCCGGTATTGGTATTATTGTTGGAAAAGTCTTCGGGCCTGTTGGTGTACTAGGTTTGTCACCTTTGGCTATCCTTTCGGCATTAACAAATTGTAACGGCGGATTATATGCATCTCTTGCTTCACAATACGGTGATGAAACTGATGTAGGTGCTTATGCTTTATTATCATTAAAGGATGGTCCTTTCTTTACATTAGTTGCCTTAGGTGCATCAGGACTTGCTCAAATACCTATTAAAGCCCTTGTGGCAGTGTTAATACCAATAGTAATAGGAATGATTTTAGGAAACATTGATACAGATATGAGAAAATTCCTTGGGAGCAGTAAATTATTATTAATTCCATTTTTCTCCTTCCCATTAGGTGCAGGAATGAATCTTACTACCATTGTAAAGGCTGGAGGCCCTGGTATACTCCTTGGAATAATTGCTGCCTTTACAGGAATAGGAGCTTATGTACTTCTGAAGTTATTTAAAGAGGAGCCAATAATAGGCTTAGCAACAGGATCAACTGCAGGAAATGCTGTTGCCACACCAGTGGCTGTTGCAGCAGCGGATCCAACATTAGCTGCTGTAGCAACAATAGCAACAGCACAGGTTGCCGCAGCATGTGTAGTATCAGCAATAGTTTGTCCATTCATTGTTTCATATGCATTTAAATTACTTAGGAATAACAAAGTTAAAAAATTAGATAAAGAGGTAGTGGCCTGA
- a CDS encoding malic enzyme-like NAD(P)-binding protein, whose amino-acid sequence MNYFEESLKLHEKNVGKISISSKVKVITRDDLSLAYTPGVAEPCRKIHENEENIYKYTSKGNLVAVVTDGTAVLGLGDIGPKAGLPVMEGKAILFKEFADVDAFPICLDTKNVEEIVKAVKLIAPGFGGINLEDISAPRCFEVEEKLKKELDIPVFHDDQHGTAIVVLAGIINALKVVNKKIEDIKVVVNGAGAAGTAISKLLLSTGVKNLIACDKVGILYRGIENVDDAKKELAKISNPENIKGNLADALKGADVFIGVSAPGIVNQDMVRSMNKNSILFAMANPTPEIMPEDAKAAGAKVVGTGRSDFPNQVNNVLAFPGIFRGALDVRAKEINEHMKIAAAYAIASMIKDEDLNENNVIPYALDRSVAANVAEAIKKAARESGAARL is encoded by the coding sequence ATGAATTATTTTGAGGAGAGCTTAAAACTACATGAAAAAAACGTTGGAAAAATAAGCATAAGTTCAAAGGTAAAAGTCATAACAAGGGATGATTTAAGTTTAGCTTATACCCCTGGAGTTGCAGAACCATGCAGAAAGATTCATGAGAATGAAGAAAACATTTACAAATATACTTCAAAAGGAAATCTTGTAGCAGTAGTTACAGACGGCACAGCAGTACTTGGCTTAGGGGATATTGGTCCTAAGGCTGGATTACCAGTTATGGAGGGCAAGGCAATTCTGTTTAAGGAATTTGCAGATGTGGATGCATTTCCAATATGCCTGGATACAAAAAATGTTGAAGAAATAGTAAAAGCTGTGAAACTTATAGCTCCAGGGTTTGGTGGAATTAATTTAGAAGATATAAGCGCTCCAAGATGCTTTGAAGTTGAAGAAAAATTAAAGAAGGAGCTTGACATACCTGTATTCCACGATGATCAGCATGGAACTGCCATAGTTGTTCTTGCAGGTATAATAAATGCTTTAAAAGTAGTTAATAAAAAAATAGAGGATATAAAGGTTGTTGTAAATGGTGCAGGGGCTGCAGGTACTGCCATATCTAAGTTATTACTTTCTACAGGAGTAAAAAACCTCATTGCATGCGATAAGGTTGGTATTCTTTACAGAGGAATAGAAAATGTAGATGATGCTAAAAAGGAACTTGCAAAAATAAGCAACCCTGAAAATATTAAAGGAAACTTAGCAGATGCATTAAAAGGAGCAGATGTATTTATAGGAGTTTCAGCACCAGGAATAGTAAATCAGGATATGGTGAGATCAATGAATAAGAATTCCATATTGTTTGCCATGGCAAATCCAACTCCTGAAATAATGCCGGAAGATGCTAAAGCAGCTGGTGCAAAGGTAGTTGGTACAGGCCGTTCAGATTTCCCTAACCAGGTTAATAATGTATTAGCTTTCCCTGGAATATTCAGAGGAGCTCTTGATGTGAGAGCAAAGGAAATCAATGAACACATGAAAATTGCTGCAGCATATGCCATAGCTTCAATGATAAAAGATGAAGACTTAAATGAAAACAATGTAATTCCATATGCATTAGACAGGAGTGTTGCAGCTAATGTAGCTGAAGCAATAAAAAAAGCAGCAAGAGAAAGCGGAGCTGCAAGATTATAA
- a CDS encoding sensor histidine kinase yields MKLRKKITLIVILVLTISIGNITILSYFQMKKLITEQYSKDLLDVANAISQNYIVKQYLSGDTSISNDKLNIEIEKVRQQTSMDFIVVLNMNDIRQTHPTRQNIGTKFQGGDETRALLKGEQYVSQAKGSLGVSYRAFVPVYNDSTQVGVVTAGVLSVNFHNLVIEKLKGFVPFIILGLAIGIAGAFILSFSIKKTIFGMEPEEIALELKQKETILENIKEGVLLLDKEGKLTFFNKEAESILDLKKADIGKNITEIVDYSRAPEVLTTGKPLENIEVKARPGLNVLSKFNPLKNSKNQVIGLVINFRNLTEITKLAEELTGIKKMAWSLRAQNHEFMNKLHTISGLIQLEEYHTALKFISDISNIRNNINDILNKNIKDVALSALLLSKYNKAEELRIKLVIDEDSKLTRLPQYMTSQELVSILGNLIENSLDAVKNDDTGEVHVKIQDDDEMLNISVKDNGPGIPKEIRDKIYTQGFTTKEGQRGHGMYIVKKIIDEFNGIINLEAENGTAWNIYIPMKRG; encoded by the coding sequence ATGAAACTTAGGAAAAAGATAACCTTAATTGTAATACTGGTGCTTACTATATCCATTGGAAATATAACTATTTTGTCATATTTTCAGATGAAAAAATTAATTACAGAGCAATACAGTAAGGATTTATTAGACGTTGCCAATGCAATATCTCAAAACTATATAGTAAAGCAGTATTTAAGCGGAGATACCAGCATTTCCAATGATAAGCTTAATATTGAAATTGAGAAGGTAAGACAGCAAACTAGCATGGACTTTATTGTGGTTTTGAATATGAATGATATAAGGCAGACTCATCCCACAAGACAGAATATAGGTACAAAGTTTCAAGGCGGTGATGAAACCAGAGCACTGCTTAAGGGTGAACAATATGTATCTCAGGCCAAGGGCAGTCTTGGAGTATCATATAGAGCTTTTGTCCCGGTTTACAACGACAGCACACAGGTTGGGGTGGTAACAGCAGGAGTGCTTTCAGTTAATTTTCATAACCTGGTAATTGAAAAACTAAAGGGATTTGTACCATTTATAATATTGGGTTTAGCTATTGGTATAGCCGGAGCATTCATACTTTCTTTCAGCATTAAAAAAACCATATTTGGTATGGAGCCTGAGGAGATTGCACTGGAGCTGAAACAAAAAGAAACAATACTTGAAAATATAAAAGAAGGGGTATTGCTTTTAGATAAAGAGGGAAAATTAACATTCTTTAATAAAGAAGCTGAAAGTATCCTGGATTTAAAGAAAGCTGATATAGGTAAAAATATAACGGAAATTGTGGATTACAGCAGGGCACCAGAAGTATTAACAACCGGTAAGCCTCTTGAAAATATAGAAGTAAAGGCAAGGCCGGGACTTAATGTATTGTCTAAGTTTAATCCTTTAAAGAATAGTAAAAATCAGGTTATAGGACTGGTTATTAATTTTAGAAATTTAACGGAAATTACTAAGCTTGCAGAGGAGCTTACAGGAATTAAGAAAATGGCCTGGTCATTAAGAGCCCAAAATCATGAATTTATGAATAAGCTTCATACTATTTCAGGGCTTATACAGCTGGAGGAATACCATACAGCATTAAAATTTATATCCGATATTTCAAATATCAGAAATAATATAAATGATATTTTAAATAAAAATATTAAGGATGTTGCACTTTCAGCATTATTATTATCAAAGTATAACAAAGCCGAGGAGTTAAGAATTAAATTAGTTATAGATGAAGATTCCAAACTTACAAGACTCCCCCAATATATGACATCCCAGGAACTTGTTTCTATTTTGGGAAATCTAATAGAAAATTCTTTAGATGCCGTTAAAAATGATGACACAGGTGAAGTGCATGTAAAAATACAGGATGATGATGAAATGTTAAATATAAGTGTAAAGGATAATGGACCAGGAATTCCAAAAGAAATAAGGGATAAAATTTATACTCAGGGCTTTACAACTAAAGAAGGACAAAGAGGACACGGAATGTATATTGTAAAAAAGATAATTGATGAGTTTAATGGAATAATAAATCTTGAAGCAGAAAATGGTACTGCCTGGAATATATATATACCTATGAAAAGAGGTTAA
- a CDS encoding response regulator: MIKVMIIEDDPMVREINSKFLNKVDGFTLYKAVSNLTEAKKYILARKPQLILLDVFLPNENGIDLLKWIRKEELLIDVILITADKTLERVQQAFRYGVIDYLIKPFTFERFKEALFQYKDRYNKFKNNQEIEQMELDKLMGTSSFTHEDNFTKGLNKYTYNSIWEEIERNSNDYFTAEGIAEETGMARVTVRKYLEYMTEEGKLERIVKYGSIGRPQHKYKRM; this comes from the coding sequence ATGATTAAAGTTATGATTATAGAAGATGACCCCATGGTAAGAGAAATAAATTCTAAATTTTTAAATAAGGTAGATGGATTTACTTTATACAAAGCAGTTTCAAATTTAACTGAAGCAAAAAAGTATATTTTAGCTCGAAAGCCACAGCTTATATTATTAGATGTATTCCTGCCTAATGAAAACGGTATAGATCTTCTTAAGTGGATAAGAAAAGAGGAACTTTTAATTGATGTTATTTTAATTACAGCAGATAAAACATTAGAACGTGTACAGCAGGCTTTCAGATATGGGGTTATAGATTATCTTATAAAACCATTTACCTTTGAAAGATTTAAGGAAGCCCTGTTTCAGTATAAAGACAGATATAATAAATTTAAAAATAATCAGGAAATAGAGCAGATGGAATTAGACAAATTAATGGGCACAAGCAGTTTTACCCATGAGGATAATTTTACTAAGGGGTTAAATAAGTATACTTATAATTCCATATGGGAGGAAATAGAAAGAAATAGCAATGATTATTTCACAGCAGAGGGTATAGCTGAAGAAACAGGTATGGCAAGAGTAACAGTTAGAAAGTATCTTGAGTACATGACAGAAGAAGGTAAGCTTGAAAGGATAGTGAAGTACGGAAGCATAGGAAGACCTCAGCATAAGTATAAAAGAATGTAA
- a CDS encoding methylated-DNA--[protein]-cysteine S-methyltransferase — MKSLYFYNTDIGKIGIADNGKAITNVYFNESPKLKDTEIKETDLIKEAAQQLKEYLAGKRKSFNIPLMPEGTEFQKSVWEALQQIPYGKTCSYGEIAEKIGNPKACRAVGMANNKNPIGIFIPCHRVIGANGKLVGYAGGLEMKEHLLAIEKINADK, encoded by the coding sequence ATGAAAAGTTTATATTTTTATAATACTGACATTGGTAAAATAGGAATAGCTGATAATGGCAAGGCAATTACCAATGTATATTTTAACGAAAGTCCCAAGCTGAAAGACACTGAAATAAAGGAAACTGATTTAATCAAGGAAGCCGCACAGCAGCTTAAGGAATACCTGGCAGGTAAAAGAAAAAGCTTTAATATACCTCTTATGCCGGAAGGAACAGAATTTCAAAAAAGTGTCTGGGAAGCACTGCAGCAGATTCCCTATGGTAAAACCTGCTCCTACGGGGAAATTGCAGAGAAAATAGGCAATCCAAAGGCATGCAGGGCTGTGGGCATGGCAAATAATAAAAACCCCATTGGAATTTTTATCCCGTGTCATCGTGTTATTGGAGCAAATGGAAAACTGGTAGGTTATGCGGGGGGACTTGAAATGAAAGAACATCTGCTTGCAATAGAAAAAATAAATGCAGATAAATAA